AGGCATACAGGGCCCAGGAGGGCAGGGGAGTGGGGAAAACTGGGGTGGGAGGAAAGTGTAGTGTCTTGAAGAGGCATAAGCCACTGTCCCCAGCCTCTTTACTAGGCTTTAGTACCATGCAAAGACTATCCATTGCTTGTTGCTCTGGACCTCTTGCTCTGGGAAGCCTTCTCTATCTGGTCCCCACCTATACCACTCTCACCATCCAGATTGGACAAACAGAACTGTAGAGGTAGAAACAGCAGTCCTGCTCTACTCCAAAGGGGACCTCAGCCTTCCTTACCTATTGCAAAGAACCTCAAAGACGCACCTACCCTTGGCTCCAGGCCATCCAGCAACAGGGCCAGCAGGTCCAAGTAATGCTCTGCAGCATCCTCTGCCCTGAGGAGTCATAGACAATGCACCTCACCTCAGGCCTCTGGCAGGTCCCTCCAACGTTTTCTCTTAGCTAACAGAAGGATGCTCGAGGGCCCTAGGGGATGAGGGTGGTGTCTTGGGGGCTCCAACCCTAGCTCAGTGGATATTCCCTAATTATAGAATGGATTCAGGAAGAGACTTCAGAGTTTTAAAGATATAAGAGGTTAATGCCTGGGTGAAGAATTCTCAGTTCAGGTCCAGCAGCAAGACAGGAGGCCAAGAGTAGGGACCTAGGTCCCACTACTACCTGCTCTAGCCCCCAATCCCAAGAACAGAAGCAGAGTCACATTCCAGGGAAGGCATCAGAAGTGAGAAGGGAGCTCATATGAGCAAGGGGGAACGTCACCTGCCCGTCTGTAGGCATCGGCTTGCTAGTAGGTGCTtggcctggctctgtgtgccacaGTAAAGGGGAGAGTCTGGATTAGGTTGTGGGAGTAGCAACTCTACCTCAATGAGAAGTTGGGGGGCTTCAGAGTTCTGGGTGACACTCAGGGCCTAAaggggacagaaagaaaaaagtataatCTTTTGGAGCCATACTTCCTTATACTTGTAGCTTGACTAGTCACCACACTGCAAGCACCTCAGTAATCCTCCACCCTGTGTTTTCACTGGGCATAGTTTCTTACATCAACCAGCAGCTCCAGACTCTCCAGCTCTGCTGCTGTGTCCCCCAGTTGCCGATATAGCCTGGAGGCCTCCAGAAGTGGGGGACCCCAAACAGATCCCCCTTTCAGGGCTGCAACCAAGTACAGCAATGCTCTCTGTGGATTGCCCTAGAGGGGTGGGAGGACATGGGCCTCAGCTACCCTCACAAAGCAGAAAGCTGCCCATAACACTCGTGGTTTCCCTTCACCAACCCCAGGACTGTCTTTACCATCTTACGGAGACAGGTCCCCAGCGCCGTGTACACCTGGACCAACACGGGCCGTGAACACAGACCTGAGGCTGCTTCCTGCAGGCTACTCAGTGCCCTGGGTAGGGTCCCTGTGATTAGCTCCTGGAGGCCTGAGGGAAATCGGGGCATGAGCTTACAGAGGTCCATAGGGCAGGATGAATAATGGGTTACAAGAACCCATGGGGCTGAACAGGACATGACAGAGAGGCCATGAGCCCAGACGGCCCCTTGGGACAGAAAGTGGGAAAGAAGAGATGAGTCAGGTTGTTAGCTGACCTTGACGGAGGGCAGATGCTGTCAAAAGGACATCCCTTAAGCCCCGGGCATCCTGCAGGGTCAGTGGAGCATCTGACTCCTCAACTGGGGGGCTCCAAGTttttagcagcagcagcagatccTCAGAGGCCCCACTCTGGGAAGAAAAAGATGACTAGAGGCTTCAAGTTCGTAACCATCCCCTCTTCTCCTGTCTCAGTCTACCCTGGCTGAAACATTGAGCTTTAGGGTCCTCCTGATCCCTGCTCCCTCAATTCTAGGAGATAGATAACTATGGGGCAAGgataaagggaagaagaaaaacctggagcAGTGAGGATCGATTCTAGTTCACCTTCTCACTCATGATAAGCCCATGAGGACAAGAAGCAAAGCACCATGTCCGGGTTACTGATAAGACAGGCTGGGAAGTGACTTGAGCAAGGTCATGAGAACCCTAACCTCACCCAACATCATTAGGCCATAAAAAACACTCCCAAGAGAATCCCCCAGTGAGGGCCCAAACAGAACAAGGTCATTCAAGAGTTCCAGGTCTCTGACCACCAACCAAACAGCCTTTCCAGCACATAATGATTGTACTGCAGCCAGGGAAGGGGGTTCTTCCATCCAGGTCACTTCCCTTATTACCTGGCTGCCATTCAGCGACTGCAGAAGCAAGGCCAGATCCCCAAGACGGTCAGTACTCAGCCAGAGGGCAGCCTGCAGGCCAGCCAGGTGGTGCAAGGCAGGAAGTAGCTCCGGCAGAAGGGAGGAAATATGGAGGACAGAGTCCCACAGCTCCCTGAGCCCACATTCCAGCCGGGGTCCTAGCTGCTCCTGGGCCTCTAACACTGTAGAGCACACATGCACAGCTGAGGTGGGACCTCATCGTCTATCCCCTCACCCACATCTCTTCATCTTCCTCTTCTGCGGAAGCCCAAGGGTCACAATAAGAATGCCTCAACCTGGTCTGAGGGGTACAAACAGGATCAGAGAAGAGAATCTATCTGTGGAGGTGACAGATTATGGTGCTCCTCCCATCTCCCTAAAAGGGCTTAAACTCAGACTGCAGCTGCCAGGGGCATGGGAGTCAATCTCTGACCCTCACCTCTCTCTAGGCCCTGTTGGATATCCTGGGCCTGGTCCTCAGTGAAGCCCTGGGTATGGCTCGCTTTCAGTGTAATAAAGTTGCAGATGAcagtcagctccaagggaagagcAGAAATAGCTGCAGGAAGCCCTGGAGCAACAAATGCTGGTCTCACTGACTATTCCCCAAAAGATTCCCCAAATAAGATCCCTGCTCAAAGATCACCCACTCCAACCAAAATGATCTCAATAAAGAACCCACTCTCTGGACAGAGTCTGGACTAGAAACCACTTCTTCAAGTggcagtgaaagagagagagagagaaagagtgtgtaATTACTTGTACAACGATGAAGCCACCCCAGTCCAGTCTGTACCTTAAACACAACTCCCTAACCCCTGAGTGATCATCTCAACCCCAGAAATGCAGAAGCGAAGCGGAGCGGTTCTCCGGCGGCAGAGGGGAAATGACCATCCTGGGCAGGACCCTCGCTTACCCCTCAGACTATGAAGGAGTTCCCTGAACCCTTGCAGTGCATCCTGAGCCAAATGCTGTTGCCTCAATAACAGACCGGAGTCCTGAGTCACCTGTCAAATGTGGGAGGGGGTGTCACTGAGGATAagtccttctctctccctttgtGGCAGAGGCAGGGGATGTCATTCTCCAGTCATTTCTGGCTCTTTGGGAGTGGTCAAGCTCAGCCTCTCCCCAGCAGGGGTAATTCCGCTGCAAACCCACTTTCCAGAGGCTTGGGGCTGGCAAGGGTTTCAGCCACAGCATTACCTTGGCCTGCCGAACTAGCAAGTCATTCTTTTCCCTCCAAAGGTCCAGGCAGCTGGCGCGCGGCGATGGTGAGTCCAGAGGGGTCTGGGACATGGTGGCCGAGGCTGGGGCTGGACACCCGGAGCGGGTACCGAAGCCTCCCACTTGAAAGTGGAGGGACCCCGCGCCCTTCCGCACGCCGCCGCGGCTCCCCTGCTTCCCTCGGGTTATCTGCCAGGCCGCCCCACCCTTTTGGAGAAAGGAACTCTCTTCCCTTCCCGCCGCCCGCCCCAGCTTCCAATCTCGCCTCTGGTTGGCCGAGCCTACCAAACTCGCAGCTGTGGTTGGTCGTCTTCAAGAGCTGGTGCTCGCGGAACACTCGGGGAAAAAACGAGTCTGGCCCGGACCATAGGGAGGCTGGTGCTGGGCGGAGGAGGATGGAGTCTGTAAGCGCGGATGTCTCTCGGCTAGCGGTTCGATCGGCTTGGCTTTCGCGGAGCCCGAAACCTTGAGAAAGGGTAGAATGGAGCCGATCTCGGCACCACAGTCGGTGGCTCGACCCTTCCTCGCAGTGACACAACGAGACCTTCCCAGGTTTCTCCCTCGCGAAGGGCTGGCCCGCGCGCTGCATGCTGGGAGTCGTAGTCTCGCGGAGAGGAGCAAGGAAAAGTCCGCCCCGGTAGGAAAGTGTCTCGGAAAGGCACAGAGGGGACGCCAAAAAAAGCCCTCCGTAATTGTCCTATTTTTACCGGCTCACTACCGGTACTGTGATTTTAGAGAGCCCCATAAGGCAGGGAACTTGATGAGTTTCTCACGCTGACCACTGTCTCTTCAACCGCGTGGTAGCGTGGCCCTGTGCTTGTGCAGTTGCACTGCTCGAAGGTGCTTGCCCAAAGCTTTCAACAGATGGAACTAGGAGAATTGACTATCGGtatgcaaaaaataataaaaatacataatcatAATAACCTTTGACCCTTACCTCAGaccacacataaaattaactcaaaaaggaTTACAAACCTAAATGTTAAGAGccaaaaatataaaattctgGAAGAAAACGTAAGAATATCTTTGTGACCTTCAGTTAAGCAGTAAGTtcttagcacaaaaaagcatgagcaattttaaaaattaataaattggattttattattaaaaattcatGTGTTGCAAAGACACCATTAAAATTCAAAGAAAAGTTACAAGGTGGGAAAAATTACTTGCAAATCATGTACCTAATAAAGGACTGGTATCCATAATATATAAacactctcaaaactcaataatgaaaatattttttaaagaccattgaaaatgggcaaaaaatatgagtagacatttcacccaaaaaaattatacaaatggCTTAGAAGCACataaaaggtgctcaacatcattagcctttaaaaaaaaatttttttttttttttttagcctttagggaaatgcaaattaaaaccatgagatCCCACTACACAAATACACATAGAATGGCTACAATAAAAAACAGATAatatcaagtgttggtgaggatgtgtagAAACTGGAACCCCCATACATTGCCAGTGGGGATAAACAACAGTACCATCACTTTAGAACACAGTTTGGCAgttacttaaaaattaaacataagtTTACCATACAACACAGCAAGTCCACCCCAAGGAACCTTCctaaaagaagtgaaaatatgCCCACACAAACTTATATGTAAATGctcattgtcgttgttaggtgccatcaaattggttccgactcacagcaaccctctgtacaacagaacttgAAACAGTGCCTAGTCCTGTACCACTGTCACAagttttgttatgcttgaacccattgttgttgccactgtgtcaatccatctcactgagagtcttcctctttttcactgacccctctactctaccaagtgtggtgtccttctccagtgactggtccctcttgataacttgtccaaagtatgtgagatgcagtctcaccatccttgcttctaaggagcattctgactgtacttcttccaaagacagattcattcattctttgggCGGTCCATggtctcttcaatgttctttgccaatactATGATTCAAactcatcaattctttggtcttccttatttattgtccagctttcccatgcatatgaggcaactaaaaacaccacagcttaggtcaggtacaccttactccttaaagtgacatctttgcttctcaatactttaaagaggtcttttgcggctgatttgcccaatgcaatgcatccagtgatttcttgactgctgctttcatgggtgttgattgtggatccaagtaaagtgaaaatccttgacaatttcaatcttatctctgtttatcatgatactgcttgcttattggtccagttgtgaggatttttgttttatgttgaggtgtaatccatactgtagtctttaatcttcatcagttaagtgcttcaagtcctcttcacttttagcaagcaaggttgtgttatctgcatattgcaggttgttaataagtcttcctccaattctgatgcttgttctttatataatccagcttctcagattatttgttcagcatacagattgaaaaggtacggtgaaggatacaaccttgatgcacacctttcctgattttaaaccatgcagtatccccttgttctgtttgaatgactgcctcttggtctatgtacatgttctgcatgagcacaattaagcgttctggaattcccattcttcacaatgttatccataatttgttatgatccacaaagttgaatgcctttgcacagtcaataaaatacaggtaaatatctttctggtattctttcagccaagatccatatatGTATGGCCAACGAGcacaagaaaaaatgctcaacatcaggaaatgcaaatcaaaaccacaatgagatgccacttcagGCCCACTAGGATAATTAgaataaaaaaggacaaaaaacaagtgttggcaaggatgtggagaaattggaaacttTACACACTACTGGTGAGAATGTActatggtacagccattttggaaaacagactggcagttcctcaaaaggttaaacatagggTTACCATATGGCCCaacaatttcacttctaggtatatatacccaagagaattcaAAACAAAAACTTGCACAAGAAGGTTCATAACAGCACGATTTACAATAGCCAGAAAGTGAAAAcaaccaaatgtccatcaactattgaagagataaataaaatgtagtatattcATGTAGTAGAATATTCAGCCACAAAAAgtagaatattattcaaccacaaaaaggaatgaagtactaatacatAGATAGTATAACATGGATAAGGCCTGAAAACATTAGGCTGAAAGAAGCTAAACACAAAAGACCATACTGTATaagtccatttatatgaaacatctagaattggcaatcttatagggtcacaaagcaaattagtggttaccagagtgaCTTCTTAacaggtacagggtttctttttggcatgatgaaaatgttctggaatgagACAGTGGTCActgttgcacaacactgtgaatgtactaaggaccactgaattgtacattttaaaatgagtaaaatgattaattttatgttatgtgaattttacctcaattaaaaaaaggaacaaagtactaatgcatgctacaacatgaaccttcaaaacattgtgctaagtgaaagaagccagtcacaaaaaaaCACTTAttatattccatttatatgaaatgtccagaataagaaAACCTACAGAGACAGAAGGTAGAATAGTGGTTGCCTAGGACTGGGGATGAGGGTGTGTGATGAGGCTGAAGGCTGACAGCAGAAGGGTATGGagcttctttttggggtgatgaaaatgttctcaaaTTGATTGTGGTtatggttacacaactcagtgagtatactaaaaaccattgaattgtacaccctAAATGGACAAATtgtatgtgaattttatctcaataaaactgttacaaaaagaaaaatctaaattgTGGTAATGATTGAACTCCATAAATTTACTAATGATCatggaattgtacacttaaaatgagtGCATTTTATGGTATATACACTGTACCTCAAAAaggctctttaaaaaaagaaactgagttAGTGTAGAATGGGCTCTTTGATGTAAAATAAAAGGCAGGGATGTAATTAGAAAGAACTTTTAAATAGTGTAAATCAATGCTAACCTATCTTCCTCTAAAGAATCAGGGGAAAGGGAAATAGTGGTTGGAAGATCATCAGAACAAACTTCTACCCTAGACAAGGGCACCCCTGCCAAAAACAAAGAGGGAGTGGTGGTAGCGTAAAGGTTGGGCAACTGGAGCCTGAAATCCTTCTCATGGTACtaccaaaacccaaatccattgccatcaagtcgattccaactcataatgaccctatacgacagactaggactgccccatatggtttccaagaagcgcatggtggatttgaactgctgaccttttggttagcagccatagctcttaaccactataccaccaggatttccctcaTAGTACTAGGGATGGAGAAAAGGTCCTTTTTTCTTCTCACAAAAGCACTGTCTGCTCACCAAACTATGCTTGGGAATTGTGTTCACCAGAAGGAGgtgcagggctggggcagggggccTTTTCTAATTCTTCTTACAAACCAGCTGGGGCCTAACTTCTCCCTTTGCATTATTAAATgtttccagcagggtcaccaatgacAGATCCTCTAAGTTCCTGAAACAGCACAcacttttcttcatctttctatTTGACCTCTGTAGCACTTGGGACTACTGGCCATTAACAATTTgaacaatagagaacccctgagggaggacagcagtgggatgcagaacccaaattctcataaaaagaccagacttaatggtctgagactagaaggaccctggtggtcatggcccccagaccttttcttagcccaagacagaaaccattcccaaagccaactcttcagacagggattggactggacaatgggatagaaaaagatgcttgtgaagaatgagctccttggctcaactagacacttgagactatgttggcatcttctatctggaggggagatgagagggcagagggggttagaagctggcggaatggacacgaaaagagagcgtggagggaaggagagggttgtctcgggggagagcaattaagagtatatagcaaagtatatataaatttttgtacgagagactgacttgatttgtaaactttaacttaaagcacaataaaaaacaaaaataataataatttgcacTCATCCCTTAGCTACCACAGCAGTGAACGCTTTTACTTCAATCATTGCTATTTGGCTTCTCTTTTTCCTCCTGCCTGTTCAAAtgtggttaagagatatgactgctaaacaaaaggttggcagttcacatctaccatgtgttccttggaagccctatggggcagttcttctctgtcctatagggttgctataagtcagaatcaatttgatggcactgggtttttttattcaAAAGTAGGTGCTGTCCCACAGTTCTAGCATCTGTCCTTCACTGCAGTCATCTCATCTTCTGCCCTGGGGACTCAAACCTCAAACCCTAGTCTTGACCCGGCTCCCCAGAGCCTCTTCTGAATTCCTTTGATGGACATCTCCAGAAAGGTTTCATGCCAGCCTGCAAACATGACACAGGAGTGGTGAGGTGGCAAGAAGGCATGGGAAACATACAGGAGGAGCAGCAGATTAACCATTTTGGCTTCAAGTCAGCAATAATCAATGGAACAAGGTGCAATGCTGTGTAAGATGGACAAGTAGATCTAATAAAGGCAGCACAGGCTGGGAAGTTAGGGAGGCCTCCGAACAGAAGGGCAAATGGTGTCCTGGAGTGAAAGGACacagcagaggagggggcacagCACTATCTGGAGCTTCAGTGAAAGtagtaataaaaagaaagctCTACTGGTTAGGAAGGGAATTAGGATAATGATGCCTAGGATTTCTAGAAAAGGCTGAGACTacgattaaaaaaccaaaaaccaaacccactgccattgagtcgactccgactcagagcgaccctatacggcagagtagaactgcctcatagtttccaaggagcacctggcagattcaaactgctgacctcttggttagtagccgtagcacttaaccactacgccaccagggtttccagactaggATTAAGGGACCACAAAAGGTGGGACTTGGTCCCACAGAAATCTTCCCTGTTAGTACCTTAATGCATGACAAAGTTTTTCCCTTTCAAGTCTGTGTGCTCCTTGATACCTAGGCTTATCTTTTCAGCCTTCTCCATACCTCTGTTATCAGCCAAAGCATAGGAACTTAATGTGTTGCATGGCAAAGGAAAATGGCATGTGAGATAAAAGTGATGTGGGAAGAGGTGGGGACAGTGAATTCAGACAACTCCAACCACTTCCCAAAGGTTCTCAGGTATAGCACACCTGGATGACTGTGCCAGATGGGAGGGAGGTAACTCACCTCCCTCCAACCCTATGCGATAGTGGGGGTGCCCCACATCTCAGACACATGTTTATGTAAATTCTTTTATTCCACTTTGGAGACCACCTCTCAGTCCCTCACATGCGTCTAACACAGGAATCAGGGATCAGGCCCCACTATGAGTCTTAATTATAAAATAGTGAAGTCCCAAATGCCAGTAGCCTCTGGCTGCATGGTGGTAAAAGGTGTAGCAGAGCATCTCTTGCAGATGATCCAGCATCAGTACTGGCCAGGCTATACTATTCTCCAGCTCTCTCAGTGGCCAGGAGCCAGCTCCTGCAGCCTAAGCTACCTCTGCTGGGCCAGAACTAGTTGTTTGAACCAGGAGCTCACAGCACCATCTACTCGCATCACCAAAGCAATGCCCAGGAGAAGTCCCACGCTGCTCACAATGAAGCCCGCAGCCTCAAAAATAAACCTGCAAAGAAAGGCAGAGAATCTCAGGGGATACTGAAGGCCGATCTAGAGCCTCTTCTGTACAGAGGCAAAGCCATGTCCATCCTGGGTATTCATACTTTGCTCCAAGCTTCTCCCACCTCACCACCTCTACTTCTTAAGCAAATCCACTCACTTGGGGGCAAACACCTTCCAGACCATGAGATGCCTGCGGAGGATGGAGGCTGCCAAGGCACACGCCAGAATCTAAAGGAGGAGAGGAGGGGCCGAGTTACTTGAGAAGGAGGATGCGGGGCAATGGAAGAGTTGCTGTAGGTCCGTGTATAGaatggaaggaggaggaaagcagTGAGTGTCACTGGAAAAAACCCTGTGCTAGGAGTTAGCAACCCAATTCTTGTCCTGGCCTAACCACTAActctgtgaccttaggcaagttactatCCATCTGTGATGCTAACACTCAGGCTCTGCctcccaggatggaggaagatgTCAGCACAATACCTTCTGCCTCTGGAGGACAAGAGGATTTGTGACCACAGCTTGGGAAAAGAATCCTGGCCATCACCTCAGCTTTTCCAGTCTGTGCACTAATGGAGTAATCCCCAAACGCAACCAGCAGAGTTCAGATCTAGGTTGTGAAGAGGAAACGACCTAGGACTATGATTCAGGGAACCCAGGTTCAAGTCTCAATACTGCCATTTGAGTCTGGTGGCCTTGGGCAACCACTTCACTTACCTGTACCTCAGTCTAGCCTCCCTCCCAGGGTTTTAACAAagtatgaaagaaagaatgtgatGTACACACATGAGAAAAGGTCACTAACTCCCTAATCTCCCCCTGCACCCACCTGAACACCAAGGACGAAGAGGTACTTGAGGCCCAGTTGCAGCAGCGCCGCACTGAAGTGGTGAGGTGCATCTCGAAGCCGCATCTCCATCAGTGGCtcttccacctcctcctcctcaggcCTGACTCTGGCCTCAGCGTCATTCCTGGGGGTCTGCCGCCTCTTCCGAGGCCCATGACTCTCACACAGGAAGGGCCAGAGCAGGAGCAATGGGCAACCTACTGCCTCAGGAGTGGACAGGGCTGGAGTCAGTGAAGGACCCAGAGATAAGAACCCCTGGTTCCCAACCACGCTCGTTGGCTCAGACTCTAATTAGCCTAGGTCAAGAGGTGCCAAAGATCCATTAAAACCACATCTCCTCACTCAAATCCACAGGTTTCCTTTCCTTCCACAAAGCCAGAGTAAGCAGTGGAAGTAAGGAAGGGATAAGGAGGTACCTGCAAATAGGAGGTGGGAAGCAAAGGTGTTGGCTCCCACAAGAAAAGCAGGCAGCCAGATGGAGGAGCCATGACCCTCTGGGAATCCTATGAAGGCTGCATGCCAATGGATGGCTGGAAAGACAGGCTGGTGACCCGTGGAGTAGAAGGTCTGTGTGGCCATGAGGGCCCAGGCAGAAACTGCCTGCCATGGCACAGTAAAAGGACCTGGGGGAAGAAATATGCTTCCTTACAGTCACATCCCATTCCCCAAACCATGGTCTACTGCCCTATGATCACATACTCCCACTATTTAGTGTAAaccctcacacacatacatgctcaTCACCCCAACCTCCTTACAGTCAACACTCTGTTATTCTAATTCCTTCTGTGGCACAAAGCCCCATCACCCTAACCTAAGCCCCTGAACCCCACTGTGATCAGCCTCTCTTTCATTTATACACAGCTCTCTATGCCATTCATTATACACTCATAATTCATCACTGCCATCACTGGGAATTAGGAAATGCCCCTATTGGGTCATTGGGATGTAGCAATACCATAAGAAGTTAGTCTAGGAGGGCTCCTTATCTCCCTCCCCCATGAACCCTGCTAGCCTGGGAGTCAGCAGAAGTGACCAATGAGCTTGGCTATAGCAGGTGAGAAGACATCAGGAAGACCTTCCCAACTGTGTGGGGCATAAGACCCTGTGTCAAGGCAAGGAATCTGAGGAGTTCCGCCTCCCTGAAAACAAGAGGGGCTGAACTCACTACTGTCCTTGGATGAACAAGATCACTATCACTATCACTACTGTCCTTGGATGAACAAGGGCTGAGATATGTATTTACCAGGGGTGGTGATGGGTATCCCAGCAGCAAGCAGATGCAGGAGaaggaagctctgcagaaacagAAGCAGGAACACAAGACTGATGCGCTCTGCATGCAACAGCAGAAGTGGGAAGGCCAACAGGGTGAGAGCCGTGACCATAGCAGCGGAGTAGACGCTCCCCAACTGATACGCAGCCACAGTCAGGGGGCCCTGAGAGTTGGTCCTCTCTAACTGGCCCCGGAACACCTCCTGCATGTGTCGGTAGATTTGAGGGGCCACATAATCCAGGTCAACTTGAGAAGTGGGGGGGCCTGAGAAGGGAGTGAGGACAGTCCTGGTCCTTGGGGTACCCATCCCAGCCTTCACCAGCACCGTGACGGGCCTCCAGAGCAGCAGCACGAGACCTGAAGCAGCCAACCCTGCCACAGCCCGAGGTAGCACAACTGATGCCCCAGCAACCAGGGCCCGGAGACGTGGGGGTGTTTCATCTGCCCCTGATGCCAACGCCCAGTAGGCAGCAGTGCTCAGGGTCATAAGTGGCAGCCCCCAGCGCACAAAGAGCACAGGGGGCTCGGGGCTCTTGAGATTACCATAGCGGCGAAGCCACAGGCGCACAGCAGCTAACAGGACAACCAGTGCCCCCACACAAGCTCCGTACCACAAATTCTTGGCTCGACCGCCCACCATGGAGGCCAGAGGACTCAGCCAGGGGGAAGAGCGGCAAGCAGGTGTCT
The sequence above is drawn from the Elephas maximus indicus isolate mEleMax1 chromosome 9, mEleMax1 primary haplotype, whole genome shotgun sequence genome and encodes:
- the FANCG gene encoding Fanconi anemia group G protein isoform X1, translated to MSQTPLDSPSPRASCLDLWREKNDLLVRQAKVTQDSGLLLRQQHLAQDALQGFRELLHSLRGLPAAISALPLELTVICNFITLKASHTQGFTEDQAQDIQQGLERVLEAQEQLGPRLECGLRELWDSVLHISSLLPELLPALHHLAGLQAALWLSTDRLGDLALLLQSLNGSQSGASEDLLLLLKTWSPPVEESDAPLTLQDARGLRDVLLTASALRQGLQELITGTLPRALSSLQEAASGLCSRPVLVQVYTALGTCLRKMGNPQRALLYLVAALKGGSVWGPPLLEASRLYRQLGDTAAELESLELLVDALSVTQNSEAPQLLIEVELLLPQPNPDSPLYCGTQSQAKHLLASRCLQTGRAEDAAEHYLDLLALLLDGLEPRFSPLPCPPGPCMPEVFLEAAAALIQANRAQDALTVCEELLIRTSSLLPKMPWSWEDARNGAKEPINCPLWVSATYLLQGQAWVKMGDQKEAVSEFSRCLELLFRATPEDREQGAASNSDQRCRPDVALQQLRLAALISRGLVWVASGQDTKALQDFLLSVQICPGNRDASFHLLQTLRRLDRRNEATAFWWRLEAQTELPPEDATWSLPLYLETCLSWIHPLDQETLLEEFRTSLLETSDL
- the FANCG gene encoding Fanconi anemia group G protein isoform X2, whose amino-acid sequence is MSQTPLDSPSPRASCLDLWREKNDLLVRQAKVTQDSGLLLRQQHLAQDALQGFRELLHSLRGLPAAISALPLELTVICNFITLKASHTQGFTEDQAQDIQQGLERVLEAQEQLGPRLECGLRELWDSVLHISSLLPELLPALHHLAGLQAALWLSTDRLGDLALLLQSLNGSQSGASEDLLLLLKTWSPPVEESDAPLTLQDARGLRDVLLTASALRQGLQELITGTLPRALSSLQEAASGLCSRPVLVQVYTALGTCLRKMGNPQRALLYLVAALKGGSVWGPPLLEASRLYRQLGDTAAELESLELLVDALSVTQNSEAPQLLIEVELLLPQPNPDSPLYCGTQSQAKHLLASRCLQTGRAEDAAEHYLDLLALLLDGLEPRFSPLPCPPGPCMPEVFLEAAAALIQANRAQDALTVCEELLIRTSSLLPKMPWSWEDARNGAKEPINCPLWVSATYLLQGQAWVKMGDQKEAVSEFSRCLELLFRATPEDREQGAASNSDQRCRPDVALQQLRLAALISRGLVWVASGQDTKALQDFLLSVQICPDSEETGSEE